In Streptomyces sp. NBC_01439, the following are encoded in one genomic region:
- a CDS encoding WD40/YVTN/BNR-like repeat-containing protein produces the protein MADAVLLVGTRKGLFIGRRRGGAPWEFDGPHFNAQAVYAVAVDRRGPAPRLLVGGDSSHWGPSVFSSDDLGTTWREPAAPAVKFPRDTGASLERVWQLQPAGPEAPGVVYAGTEPAALFRSTDRGDSFELVRPLWEHPSRGKWVPGGGGEGLHTVITDPRDPDAVTVAVSTAGVFRTRDGGASWTPSNQGVSAVFLPDPHPEFGQCVHKIARDAGDTDRLYLQNHWGVYRSDDAGGRWTDIGGGLPSDFGFAVAAHPHRPDTAYVFPLNADSDRVPAEHRCRVFRTRDAGATWEPLARGLPAGDHYGTVLRDALCTDDADPAGIYFGNRNGEVYASHDDGDSWQLLAEHLPDVLCVRAAAFGQ, from the coding sequence ATGGCCGACGCAGTGCTGCTCGTGGGAACCCGCAAGGGCCTCTTCATCGGCCGTCGCCGGGGCGGGGCGCCCTGGGAGTTCGACGGTCCCCATTTCAACGCCCAGGCCGTCTACGCGGTCGCCGTCGACCGCCGGGGTCCGGCGCCCCGGCTCCTGGTCGGCGGGGACAGCTCGCACTGGGGGCCGTCGGTCTTCAGTTCCGACGACCTCGGGACGACCTGGCGGGAACCCGCCGCACCCGCCGTGAAGTTCCCCCGGGACACCGGGGCCTCCCTGGAGCGGGTCTGGCAGCTGCAGCCGGCCGGCCCCGAGGCCCCCGGCGTGGTGTACGCGGGGACGGAGCCGGCCGCGCTGTTCCGCTCGACCGACCGGGGCGACTCCTTCGAGCTGGTCCGCCCACTGTGGGAGCACCCGAGCCGCGGGAAGTGGGTACCGGGCGGCGGCGGTGAGGGCCTGCACACGGTGATCACCGACCCGCGCGACCCGGACGCCGTGACGGTGGCCGTGTCCACCGCCGGGGTGTTCCGCACCCGTGACGGCGGCGCCAGTTGGACACCGTCCAACCAGGGGGTCTCGGCGGTGTTCCTGCCGGACCCGCACCCCGAATTCGGCCAGTGCGTGCACAAGATCGCCCGGGACGCCGGGGACACCGACCGGCTGTACCTGCAGAACCACTGGGGCGTCTACCGGAGCGACGACGCGGGCGGCCGGTGGACCGACATCGGCGGCGGGCTGCCTTCCGACTTCGGCTTCGCGGTCGCGGCCCATCCGCACCGACCCGACACCGCGTACGTCTTCCCGCTCAACGCCGACTCCGACCGGGTCCCGGCCGAGCACCGGTGCCGGGTCTTCCGCACCCGGGACGCGGGCGCCACCTGGGAGCCGCTGGCGCGGGGGCTCCCGGCCGGGGACCACTACGGCACGGTGCTCCGGGACGCCCTGTGCACGGACGACGCGGACCCGGCGGGCATCTACTTCGGCAACCGCAACGGCGAGGTGTACGCCAGCCACGACGACGGCGACAGCTGGCAACTGCTCGCCGAGCACCTGCCCGACGTCCTGTGTGTGCGGGCGGCCGCGTTCGGCCAGTAG
- a CDS encoding wax ester/triacylglycerol synthase family O-acyltransferase translates to MATEHLSPLDLAFWRIESVDHPMHLGALAVFRATGPGSAERAAHLLTARCAAVPRLRRRIRDVLLPVGAAAWSPDPGFDPARHVFLVRTDGAAPHAAAGPLMARPLDRALPPWEAHVLAGPDPDSFAVLFKFHHALADGMGALALAATLFDEATAPRPPARPVPEQRGGSVLRRLPGALAARVQDVGQALEIGAAVARAGLPLGVPAALTTDSTGSGARAVAGLALDLDEVNLVRKGAGGTVNDVLIALVAGALRRWLAERGDPEPWGAGPRALIPVSRRRGPGGSGGAGNRLSGYLLRLPLAESDPLRRLDSVRAAMDRNKDAGPARGAGAVALLADHVHPLGHRLGGPLVAQAARLLFDILVTSVPLPSFTFTLGGSPVREVYPLAPLARGQSLAVAVSTYKGTVHYGLVADAAAVPDLAALTGALRAELDELVREVS, encoded by the coding sequence GTGGCCACCGAGCACCTGTCCCCCCTCGACCTCGCCTTCTGGCGGATCGAATCCGTCGACCACCCCATGCACCTGGGCGCCCTCGCCGTCTTCCGCGCCACCGGGCCCGGCTCCGCGGAGCGGGCCGCGCACCTGCTCACCGCCCGCTGCGCGGCCGTGCCGCGCCTGCGCCGCCGGATCCGCGACGTGCTGCTGCCGGTCGGCGCGGCCGCCTGGTCACCGGACCCCGGCTTCGACCCGGCCCGGCACGTGTTCCTCGTCCGTACCGACGGAGCCGCCCCGCACGCCGCCGCCGGACCGCTGATGGCCCGGCCGCTGGACCGGGCGCTGCCCCCGTGGGAGGCGCACGTGCTGGCCGGGCCCGATCCGGACTCCTTCGCGGTGCTCTTCAAGTTCCATCACGCCCTCGCCGACGGCATGGGCGCACTGGCCCTCGCGGCCACCCTGTTCGACGAGGCGACGGCCCCGCGGCCACCCGCGCGCCCGGTCCCCGAGCAGCGGGGCGGCTCCGTGCTGCGCCGACTCCCCGGAGCCCTGGCGGCCCGGGTCCAGGACGTCGGCCAGGCCCTGGAGATCGGCGCGGCCGTGGCCCGCGCCGGGCTGCCGCTCGGGGTGCCGGCGGCCCTCACCACGGACTCCACCGGCTCGGGCGCCCGAGCGGTCGCCGGCCTCGCGCTCGACCTGGACGAGGTCAACCTCGTCCGCAAGGGCGCCGGCGGCACCGTCAACGACGTGCTGATCGCGCTGGTCGCGGGCGCACTGCGGCGCTGGCTGGCGGAGCGGGGCGATCCCGAGCCCTGGGGTGCGGGACCGCGCGCGCTGATCCCGGTGTCCCGCCGCCGCGGGCCCGGCGGTTCGGGGGGTGCCGGGAACCGGCTCTCCGGTTATCTGCTCCGGCTGCCGCTCGCCGAATCCGATCCGCTGCGCCGCCTGGACAGCGTGCGCGCAGCCATGGACCGCAACAAGGACGCCGGACCCGCCCGCGGCGCCGGGGCCGTCGCCCTGCTCGCCGACCACGTCCACCCGCTCGGCCACCGGCTCGGCGGTCCGCTCGTGGCCCAGGCCGCCCGGCTGCTCTTCGACATCCTGGTCACCAGCGTGCCGCTGCCGAGCTTCACCTTCACCCTCGGCGGCAGCCCGGTCCGCGAGGTGTACCCGCTCGCCCCGCTGGCCCGGGGGCAGTCGCTGGCCGTCGCGGTCTCCACGTACAAGGGGACGGTCCACTACGGACTGGTCGCCGACGCGGCGGCCGTCCCGGATCTGGCGGCCCTGACCGGGGCGCTGCGCGCAGAACTCGACGAGCTTGTACGAGAGGTCTCGTAG
- a CDS encoding NADH:flavin oxidoreductase/NADH oxidase — MSAAPAAFAALFAPYTLRSVTIPNRVWMAPMCQYSAEAFGPNAGVAGDWHFAHYAARATGGTGLIIQEATAVSPEGRISPYDLGIWNDTQVEALRRITSFLKAQGAVPGIQIAHAGRKASTDRTWKGGLPVGPEAHGWQPLAPSPLPFSADHPVPHELTAEEIREITGQFAAAAERSLAAGYEVVEIHGAHGYLIGEFLSPHSNRRTDEYGGSFANRTRFALEVVDAVRAVWPEELPLFFRISATDWLEDDGWTADETVRLADLLREHGVDLLDVSTGGLAPHAQIPVGPGYQVPFAARVKAGTALPVAAVGLITEPEHAEKILANGEADAVLLGRELLRDPYWARRAAKELGGEIRTPDQYHRSW; from the coding sequence ATGAGTGCTGCACCCGCCGCCTTCGCCGCCCTGTTCGCGCCCTACACGCTCCGCTCCGTCACCATCCCGAACCGGGTGTGGATGGCCCCGATGTGCCAGTACAGCGCCGAGGCGTTCGGCCCGAACGCGGGCGTGGCCGGAGACTGGCACTTCGCGCACTACGCCGCACGCGCCACCGGCGGTACCGGGCTGATCATCCAGGAGGCCACCGCCGTCTCCCCGGAAGGCCGGATCTCCCCCTACGACCTCGGCATCTGGAACGACACCCAGGTCGAGGCGCTCCGCCGGATCACCTCCTTCCTCAAGGCCCAGGGCGCCGTCCCCGGCATCCAGATCGCCCACGCCGGCCGCAAGGCCTCCACCGACCGGACCTGGAAGGGCGGGCTGCCGGTCGGGCCCGAGGCGCACGGCTGGCAGCCGCTCGCCCCGAGCCCCCTGCCGTTCTCCGCGGACCACCCGGTACCGCACGAGCTGACGGCCGAGGAGATCCGGGAGATCACCGGCCAGTTCGCGGCCGCCGCCGAGCGCTCGCTGGCCGCCGGCTACGAGGTCGTCGAGATCCACGGCGCCCACGGCTACCTCATCGGCGAGTTCCTCTCCCCGCACAGCAACCGGCGCACCGACGAGTACGGCGGCTCCTTCGCGAACCGCACCCGCTTCGCCCTCGAAGTCGTGGACGCCGTACGGGCGGTGTGGCCCGAGGAGCTCCCGCTGTTCTTCCGGATCTCCGCCACCGACTGGCTGGAGGACGACGGCTGGACCGCCGACGAGACGGTCCGGCTGGCGGATCTGCTGCGGGAGCACGGAGTGGACCTGCTCGACGTCTCCACCGGCGGCCTCGCGCCGCACGCGCAGATCCCCGTCGGCCCCGGCTACCAGGTGCCCTTCGCGGCCCGGGTCAAGGCCGGGACCGCGCTCCCCGTGGCCGCCGTGGGCCTCATCACGGAACCGGAGCATGCCGAGAAGATCCTCGCGAACGGGGAGGCCGACGCCGTCCTGCTGGGCCGGGAGCTGCTCCGCGACCCCTACTGGGCCCGGCGCGCGGCCAAGGAGCTGGGCGGGGAGATCCGCACGCCCGACCAGTACCACCGCTCCTGGTGA
- a CDS encoding ArsR/SmtB family transcription factor, which yields MTERDTSRTLAHPEADEIRLEGVLHALSDPVRLSIVLDLAASTEDLACSYFDLPVTKSTTTHHFRVLRESGVVRQAYRGTTKLNALRREELEALFPGLLDSVLAAAAAESARLTA from the coding sequence ATGACGGAACGGGACACCTCCCGCACCCTCGCCCACCCCGAGGCGGACGAGATCCGCCTGGAAGGCGTGCTGCACGCGCTCTCCGACCCGGTCCGGCTGTCCATCGTCCTGGACCTGGCCGCCTCGACCGAGGACCTGGCCTGCTCGTACTTCGACCTGCCGGTCACCAAGTCCACGACCACCCACCACTTCCGCGTCCTGCGCGAGAGCGGCGTCGTACGGCAGGCCTATCGCGGCACCACCAAGCTCAACGCCCTGCGCCGGGAGGAACTGGAGGCGCTCTTCCCGGGCCTCCTCGACAGCGTCCTCGCGGCGGCCGCGGCCGAGTCCGCCCGGCTCACCGCCTAG
- a CDS encoding prealbumin-like fold domain-containing protein, with protein MAPNDFRRSWDGWRPWVLGIATTALLVSTPSYAAAAGAGATVRNQPGITIWAPGGAARCPCPTVDGHHGWCPLPHCDAGPPGCEGPGAPPTGEVTVVKEDESTGDPLSGAVFQLWEETNGIPGLQTTGSDPDTSLGDSCTTATDGTCTRIVPVGVYYWQETQAPPGYDLPANPVFGPLVLTEENVAEGVTVTAENTPTPV; from the coding sequence ATGGCACCGAACGATTTCCGCCGGTCATGGGACGGATGGCGGCCCTGGGTGCTCGGCATCGCGACGACGGCGCTGCTGGTGTCGACGCCCTCGTACGCCGCCGCGGCCGGGGCGGGCGCGACGGTCCGGAACCAGCCCGGCATCACGATCTGGGCTCCCGGGGGTGCCGCCAGGTGCCCGTGCCCCACCGTCGACGGCCACCACGGGTGGTGCCCCCTGCCGCACTGCGATGCGGGGCCTCCCGGCTGCGAGGGCCCCGGTGCGCCGCCGACCGGCGAGGTGACGGTGGTCAAGGAGGACGAGTCGACCGGCGACCCACTGTCCGGCGCCGTCTTCCAACTCTGGGAGGAGACCAACGGCATCCCCGGACTCCAGACGACCGGCAGCGACCCGGACACCTCCCTCGGCGACTCCTGCACCACCGCGACCGACGGCACGTGCACCCGCATCGTGCCCGTCGGCGTCTACTACTGGCAGGAGACCCAGGCCCCTCCCGGCTACGACTTGCCCGCGAACCCGGTGTTCGGCCCGCTGGTGCTGACGGAGGAGAACGTCGCCGAAGGCGTGACGGTGACTGCCGAGAACACGCCCACGCCCGTGTGA
- a CDS encoding FAD-dependent oxidoreductase, whose amino-acid sequence MLRVAVVGSGPSGVYAAQTLVQQREVPGVRVDVLDRLPAPYGLVRYGVAPDHEKIKSLQGSLRTVLEDKRIRFLGNVEVGGEALTTSRLLELYHAVVYCVGAARDRMLGIPGEELTGVHSATAFVSWYSGHPDAAAEAFDLPGVNAAVVVGAGNVAVDVTRILARGRAELEPTDMPQPALGALGQSGVRGVAMVARRGPSQGRFTTKELRELGTLPGVDSWADPAELALDPVYADPAAAAALPAVARRNLEVLRGWAGAAPGAGPRRIALRFYLRPVEVLGGPDGRVTGVRFERTAPDGRGGVTGTGVHEDIEAQLVLRSVGYRGVPLAGLPFDPAKGTVPHAAGRVLRAGRASVGEYVAGWIKRGPTGVIGTNRPCAKETVSSLLQDAGALARRDLPGDPLDSLRAAGLRPVEWPGWLAIEAAEADLGRSLGRRSVKIPDWTGLLAAAGAGRL is encoded by the coding sequence GTGCTTCGTGTCGCCGTCGTCGGATCGGGCCCCAGCGGGGTCTACGCGGCCCAGACGCTGGTGCAACAGCGCGAGGTGCCCGGGGTGCGGGTGGACGTGCTCGACCGGCTCCCCGCCCCCTACGGCCTCGTCCGGTACGGGGTCGCCCCGGACCACGAGAAGATCAAGTCGCTCCAGGGCAGCCTGCGCACCGTGCTGGAGGACAAGCGGATCCGCTTCCTCGGCAACGTCGAGGTCGGCGGGGAGGCGCTGACCACGAGCCGACTGCTGGAGCTGTACCACGCAGTGGTGTACTGCGTGGGCGCGGCCCGCGACCGGATGCTGGGGATCCCCGGCGAGGAGCTGACCGGGGTGCACTCCGCCACTGCCTTCGTGTCCTGGTACAGCGGGCATCCGGACGCCGCCGCCGAGGCCTTCGACCTGCCCGGCGTGAATGCGGCGGTGGTGGTCGGGGCCGGCAACGTCGCGGTGGACGTGACGCGGATCCTGGCCCGGGGCCGGGCCGAGCTCGAGCCGACGGACATGCCGCAGCCGGCGCTCGGCGCGCTGGGGCAGAGCGGGGTGCGCGGGGTGGCGATGGTGGCCCGGCGCGGTCCCTCGCAGGGCAGGTTCACCACCAAGGAACTGCGTGAACTGGGCACGCTGCCGGGCGTGGACAGCTGGGCCGATCCGGCCGAGCTGGCACTCGACCCCGTGTACGCCGACCCGGCGGCGGCCGCCGCCCTGCCGGCGGTGGCGCGGCGGAACCTGGAGGTGCTGCGCGGCTGGGCCGGCGCGGCGCCGGGGGCGGGGCCGCGGCGGATCGCGCTGCGGTTCTACCTGCGCCCGGTGGAGGTCCTGGGCGGGCCGGACGGCCGGGTCACCGGGGTGCGTTTCGAGCGCACCGCCCCGGACGGCCGGGGCGGTGTGACCGGCACGGGCGTCCACGAGGACATCGAGGCGCAGTTGGTGCTGCGCTCGGTGGGGTACCGGGGCGTTCCGCTCGCCGGGCTGCCCTTCGACCCCGCGAAGGGTACGGTCCCGCACGCGGCGGGCCGGGTGCTGCGCGCGGGCCGGGCCTCGGTCGGCGAGTACGTGGCGGGCTGGATCAAGCGCGGCCCGACCGGGGTGATCGGCACCAACCGGCCCTGCGCCAAGGAGACCGTGTCCTCACTGCTCCAGGACGCGGGGGCACTGGCCCGGCGCGACCTCCCCGGGGACCCGCTGGACTCCCTGCGGGCGGCGGGCCTGCGCCCGGTGGAGTGGCCGGGCTGGCTGGCCATCGAGGCGGCAGAGGCCGATCTGGGCCGCTCCCTGGGCCGCCGCTCGGTGAAGATCCCCGACTGGACCGGTCTGCTGGCCGCGGCGGGCGCGGGCCGGCTGTAG
- a CDS encoding DUF305 domain-containing protein, protein MAKDLRGRRRALPAPPVRFTAVVAAAAGLLLTLSGCQGDRGPDRADDGRAAVVAPGRPGEAARRLTPEEAARAKPDDSPNAADHTYVSHMIEHHRQALTMSALAPERAAADAVKRLAERITAAQKPEIGAMEKWLARHPATTTPAAPATPAAPAAGHDHGAMPGMATEQQLAELTAARGTDFDRLFLKLMTAHHEGAVKMAGEALAGGNNVAVEEMATEVVATQSAEIHRMRAMG, encoded by the coding sequence ATGGCAAAAGACCTCAGGGGTCGCCGTCGGGCCTTACCGGCGCCGCCCGTCCGGTTCACCGCGGTGGTGGCGGCCGCCGCCGGCCTCCTGCTGACGCTCTCCGGCTGCCAGGGGGACCGGGGACCGGACCGGGCCGACGACGGACGGGCCGCGGTCGTCGCACCGGGCAGGCCGGGCGAGGCGGCCCGCCGCCTCACCCCCGAAGAAGCCGCTAGGGCCAAGCCCGACGACAGCCCGAACGCCGCCGACCACACCTACGTCTCCCACATGATCGAACACCACCGGCAGGCGCTGACGATGAGCGCGCTGGCACCGGAGCGGGCCGCGGCGGACGCGGTCAAACGGCTGGCGGAGCGGATCACGGCCGCCCAGAAGCCCGAAATCGGCGCGATGGAGAAGTGGTTGGCCCGCCACCCCGCCACGACCACGCCCGCAGCACCGGCCACGCCCGCGGCACCGGCGGCCGGCCACGACCACGGCGCGATGCCGGGCATGGCGACCGAGCAGCAGCTGGCGGAACTGACCGCGGCCAGGGGGACCGACTTCGACCGGCTCTTCCTGAAGCTGATGACCGCCCACCACGAGGGCGCCGTGAAGATGGCCGGCGAGGCGCTGGCCGGCGGGAACAACGTGGCGGTGGAGGAGATGGCCACCGAGGTGGTGGCCACGCAGAGCGCCGAGATCCACCGGATGCGCGCGATGGGCTGA
- a CDS encoding LVIVD repeat-containing protein, producing MTSLHSRRVRNRRVGVAVAAAGLLATLLAAGPAAATPDPGDLAPGSAHQHGAGLTGSGALAPGDIPGQDEIVHSANVKPLANIPSSDPTGINTDLAFQGRYAYAGSYSGFTIYDIANPKAPKTVTQVLCPGGQNDVSVHGDLLFLSTDSSRSDDSCNSVSQPATEKSSWEGIKIFDIKDKKNPRYIKSVETACGSHTHTLVPGDRDLYLYVASYSPNEAFPDCKPPHDGISVVKVPKKAPTQAAVVAFPILFPDGGNPGAPTNPGVSKTTGCHDITVLPSKNLAAGACMGDGILFDISKPEQPRVIDRVQDNVNFAFWHSATFNERANKVVFTDELGGGGGATCNEATGPNRGADGIYDITGRGDQRKLSFRGYFKIPRHQADTENCVAHNGSLVPVGGGRDIMVQAWYQGGVSVWEFTDSARPREIAYFERGPLTTDQLGLGGSWSAYYYNGHIYSNDIVKGLDVLRLDDRRTESAKRVRMDRLNVQTQPEYH from the coding sequence GTGACCTCGCTACACAGCAGGCGGGTGCGGAACAGGAGGGTGGGGGTGGCCGTTGCCGCCGCCGGACTCCTCGCCACGCTCCTGGCGGCCGGACCGGCGGCCGCCACCCCCGACCCGGGCGACTTAGCGCCCGGCAGTGCGCACCAGCACGGCGCCGGCCTCACCGGGAGTGGGGCGCTCGCCCCGGGCGACATCCCCGGCCAGGACGAGATCGTGCACAGCGCCAACGTCAAGCCCTTGGCCAACATCCCCAGCAGCGACCCCACGGGGATCAACACCGACCTGGCCTTCCAAGGCAGGTACGCCTACGCGGGCAGCTACAGCGGCTTCACCATCTACGACATCGCGAACCCGAAGGCACCGAAGACCGTCACCCAGGTGCTCTGCCCCGGCGGTCAGAACGACGTCTCCGTCCACGGCGACCTGCTCTTCCTCTCCACCGACTCCTCGCGCAGCGACGACTCCTGCAACAGCGTCTCGCAGCCCGCCACGGAGAAGTCCTCGTGGGAGGGCATCAAGATCTTCGACATCAAGGACAAGAAGAACCCCAGGTACATCAAGTCCGTCGAGACCGCCTGCGGTTCTCACACCCACACCCTGGTGCCGGGCGACCGCGACCTCTACCTCTACGTCGCCTCGTACTCCCCGAACGAGGCCTTCCCCGACTGCAAGCCGCCGCACGACGGCATCTCGGTCGTGAAGGTCCCGAAGAAGGCGCCGACCCAGGCCGCGGTCGTCGCCTTCCCGATCCTCTTCCCCGACGGCGGCAACCCGGGCGCGCCCACCAACCCCGGTGTCTCCAAGACCACCGGCTGCCACGACATCACCGTGCTGCCGTCGAAGAACCTGGCCGCCGGCGCCTGCATGGGTGACGGCATCCTCTTCGACATCAGCAAGCCCGAGCAGCCGCGGGTCATCGACCGGGTCCAGGACAACGTGAACTTCGCGTTCTGGCACTCGGCGACCTTCAACGAGCGCGCGAACAAGGTGGTGTTCACCGACGAACTCGGCGGCGGTGGCGGTGCCACCTGCAACGAGGCCACCGGTCCGAACCGGGGCGCCGACGGGATCTACGACATCACCGGCCGCGGGGACCAGCGCAAACTCTCCTTCCGCGGCTACTTCAAGATCCCGCGCCACCAGGCCGACACCGAGAACTGCGTGGCCCACAACGGCTCGCTGGTCCCGGTCGGCGGCGGCCGCGACATCATGGTGCAGGCTTGGTACCAGGGCGGCGTCTCCGTATGGGAGTTCACCGACTCCGCCCGGCCCAGGGAGATCGCCTACTTCGAGCGCGGACCGCTGACGACGGACCAGCTCGGACTCGGCGGGTCCTGGTCGGCCTACTACTACAACGGGCACATCTACTCGAACGACATCGTCAAGGGCCTCGACGTGCTGCGGCTCGACGACCGGCGCACCGAGAGCGCCAAGCGGGTGCGGATGGACCGGCTCAACGTGCAGACCCAGCCCGAGTACCACTGA
- a CDS encoding TetR/AcrR family transcriptional regulator has product MSPRSASVNEELRRRSRERLLQSTVELVAEHGYEATTLGDIADRAGTARGLVSYYFPGKRQLLQSAVHRLMHLTLHAALEREPRSECGRERLARAVDAVLGLARDEPLLMRTHMAGILTAEGFVQCPEQQRLAELLRDTVARYGSADPDADYPLLRAQLMGAVVAVLLPGAPMPAQRLRAELFQRYGLDWELGVPPDGGPPGGTLPSPPSHPSHPPHS; this is encoded by the coding sequence ATGTCCCCGCGCAGCGCATCGGTCAATGAAGAATTGCGCAGACGTTCCCGGGAGCGGCTGCTGCAGTCCACGGTCGAACTCGTGGCCGAGCACGGCTACGAGGCCACGACGCTCGGCGACATCGCCGACCGGGCGGGCACGGCACGCGGCCTGGTCTCGTACTACTTCCCGGGCAAACGGCAGTTGCTGCAGTCCGCGGTGCACCGGCTGATGCACCTCACGCTACACGCCGCGCTCGAGCGGGAGCCCCGCAGCGAGTGCGGGCGCGAGCGGCTCGCGCGTGCCGTCGACGCGGTCCTGGGGCTCGCCCGGGACGAACCCCTGCTGATGCGCACGCACATGGCGGGCATCCTCACGGCCGAGGGCTTCGTGCAGTGCCCCGAGCAGCAACGGCTGGCGGAGCTGCTGCGGGACACCGTCGCCCGGTACGGCTCGGCGGACCCGGACGCGGACTATCCGCTGCTGCGGGCCCAGCTGATGGGCGCGGTGGTGGCGGTCCTGCTGCCCGGCGCCCCGATGCCGGCGCAGCGGCTGCGGGCGGAGCTGTTCCAGCGCTACGGGCTGGACTGGGAGCTCGGCGTTCCGCCGGACGGCGGGCCGCCCGGCGGAACGCTTCCCTCACCCCCTTCGCACCCTTCGCACCCGCCGCACTCCTGA
- a CDS encoding phosphatase PAP2 family protein — protein MRNDHFRWMGIGCALLGAVLTALVVAQWRPLLAHDERVARDLHAHAVTHPGVTHLMQVLSDWVWDPWTMRALAAVACTLLWWRGDRERALRVALVTLAASALQQGLKALVGRERPVWPDPVDSAQYAAYPSGHAMTATVVCGLLLWLLPRPAGGRGRIARVVAAWAVAVVSVLGVGFTRVYLGVHWPSDVLAGWLLGVALVALATSVPVRERGCDPVEQ, from the coding sequence ATGCGGAACGATCACTTTCGGTGGATGGGCATCGGCTGCGCCCTGCTCGGAGCGGTCCTGACGGCACTGGTGGTTGCGCAGTGGCGGCCGCTGCTCGCCCACGACGAGCGGGTCGCCCGGGATCTCCACGCCCACGCCGTCACCCACCCCGGGGTCACGCACCTGATGCAGGTGCTCAGCGACTGGGTGTGGGACCCCTGGACCATGCGGGCGCTGGCGGCGGTCGCCTGCACGCTGTTGTGGTGGCGGGGCGATCGGGAGCGGGCGCTGCGGGTGGCCCTGGTGACGCTGGCGGCCTCGGCGCTGCAGCAGGGACTGAAGGCGCTGGTGGGACGGGAGCGTCCGGTGTGGCCGGATCCGGTGGACTCGGCGCAGTACGCGGCTTACCCGTCCGGCCACGCCATGACGGCGACGGTGGTGTGCGGGCTGCTCCTGTGGCTGCTCCCCCGCCCGGCCGGGGGCCGGGGGCGGATCGCCCGGGTGGTCGCCGCATGGGCGGTGGCCGTGGTCTCGGTGCTCGGGGTCGGTTTCACCCGCGTGTACCTCGGGGTGCACTGGCCGTCGGACGTGCTGGCGGGCTGGCTCCTGGGAGTGGCCCTGGTGGCTCTCGCGACGTCCGTGCCCGTCCGCGAACGCGGCTGCGACCCGGTGGAGCAGTGA
- a CDS encoding M56 family metallopeptidase, with protein MMVPAVLLLLGALTAVLAPRLLARARWPEREPVVALWVWQCVVGAVLLCFGLSMLLSAAAAWQQVRGRLFASAPHGVVDAYALGAAGGPWATVTALALAGGGLWTGATLTGEVLRARARRRAQGSELLVRAPLLPGEDPTGARLVVLEGPRPDAWWLPGAAPQLVVTTAALGRLKGSQLDAVLAHEQGHAAARHDWLLNCSRALARAFPQVPVFAAFEAEMHRLVEMAADDVASRRFGRLTIALALVGLNEDRGVFAASSPEHAHVPQRVRRLLSATPRLSPGRRLRLTALATLVPAIPLLVAFVPGLSALA; from the coding sequence ATGATGGTCCCCGCCGTTCTCCTGTTGCTCGGCGCCCTGACCGCGGTGCTCGCCCCCCGTCTGCTCGCCCGGGCCCGATGGCCCGAGCGCGAGCCGGTCGTCGCCCTGTGGGTGTGGCAGTGCGTGGTCGGCGCCGTGCTCCTGTGCTTCGGACTGTCGATGCTGCTGAGCGCGGCGGCCGCCTGGCAGCAGGTCCGGGGCCGACTGTTCGCCTCCGCCCCGCACGGGGTGGTCGACGCCTACGCCCTCGGCGCGGCCGGCGGGCCCTGGGCCACCGTCACCGCGCTCGCGCTGGCGGGCGGCGGGCTGTGGACCGGGGCGACGCTGACCGGTGAGGTGCTGCGGGCGCGGGCCCGGCGGCGTGCGCAGGGCAGCGAACTGCTGGTACGGGCCCCGCTGCTGCCCGGGGAGGACCCGACGGGCGCGCGACTCGTCGTCCTGGAGGGTCCCCGGCCGGACGCCTGGTGGCTCCCGGGAGCGGCCCCGCAGCTGGTGGTCACGACGGCAGCGCTGGGCCGGCTGAAGGGCAGCCAGCTGGACGCGGTGCTGGCGCACGAGCAGGGCCACGCGGCGGCCCGGCACGACTGGCTGCTGAACTGTTCGCGGGCGCTGGCCCGGGCCTTCCCCCAGGTTCCAGTCTTCGCGGCGTTCGAGGCGGAGATGCACCGACTGGTGGAGATGGCCGCCGACGACGTGGCCTCCCGGCGGTTCGGCCGGCTGACGATCGCGCTCGCGCTGGTCGGACTCAACGAGGACCGGGGGGTGTTCGCGGCGTCCTCGCCCGAACACGCGCACGTTCCGCAGCGGGTGCGCAGGCTGCTGTCGGCGACTCCCCGGCTCTCCCCCGGCCGCCGGCTGCGGCTGACGGCGCTGGCCACGCTGGTCCCGGCGATCCCGCTGCTGGTGGCCTTCGTACCGGGGCTGAGCGCCCTGGCGTGA